The proteins below are encoded in one region of Clostridium estertheticum:
- a CDS encoding methyl-accepting chemotaxis protein: protein MEELIKKKKGKTISLTGVLSAVFTTSILVIILLAVIEGTISGVILKAITNSDKSLSLILFCIISNIIIEIVLFVTFTVFMKKAADNFGNVVNSINSGDLSVSMNLKENKLLSSIQGHLNSLTAEMRKIIEGTYKLTKAIVNASFNMTDKVDQAMNSITEIEKTIDQIAIGASEQVSETQKSVDKIGKLSDHIVLVNNSYRDIIQETDNVNQLNKEGLCIVEKLREKSDDYNLSSEEIFVAVENLTATLESVGLFVTAIQNIADQTNLLALNAAIEAARAGDVGKGFAVVADEIRKLAEESKNSTEEISSLMNNIKNDSQQAINAMRSMQNVSKEQLIAVDQTEISFRRIAEAIELITLKINDTSNTIRKMETLKSESIASIEHTANVSEQTAASSEELAASVETQLKIFEEMSTSAGELSDIAKDMDNSLKKYKV from the coding sequence ATGGAGGAACTAATTAAGAAAAAGAAAGGTAAAACAATTAGCTTAACTGGTGTATTATCAGCAGTATTTACAACTTCAATATTGGTAATAATACTACTAGCTGTAATTGAGGGAACAATTTCTGGTGTTATACTAAAGGCAATTACTAATTCTGATAAATCGTTATCTCTCATCCTATTTTGTATAATATCAAATATAATTATAGAGATAGTACTTTTTGTTACTTTCACAGTATTTATGAAAAAAGCGGCTGATAATTTTGGAAATGTAGTTAATTCAATAAACTCTGGTGATTTGTCTGTTAGCATGAACTTAAAAGAAAATAAATTACTAAGTAGTATACAGGGGCATTTAAACTCCCTAACGGCAGAGATGCGAAAAATTATAGAAGGTACTTATAAACTCACAAAAGCTATTGTTAATGCTTCTTTTAATATGACAGATAAAGTAGATCAAGCTATGAATTCAATAACAGAAATAGAAAAAACAATTGATCAAATTGCAATAGGTGCTTCAGAACAAGTATCCGAAACTCAAAAAAGCGTTGATAAGATAGGAAAACTATCGGATCATATAGTCTTGGTTAATAATAGTTATCGTGATATTATTCAAGAAACTGATAATGTAAATCAATTAAATAAAGAAGGTCTTTGCATTGTAGAAAAATTAAGAGAAAAATCTGATGATTATAATCTCTCTTCTGAAGAAATATTTGTAGCTGTAGAAAATCTTACAGCAACTCTTGAAAGTGTTGGACTATTTGTAACGGCCATACAAAACATTGCGGATCAGACTAATCTTTTAGCATTAAACGCTGCTATTGAAGCTGCAAGAGCAGGTGATGTTGGTAAGGGATTTGCAGTGGTAGCTGATGAGATACGGAAGCTTGCGGAAGAAAGTAAAAATTCAACAGAAGAAATAAGCAGTTTGATGAACAATATTAAAAATGATTCTCAGCAAGCAATTAATGCAATGAGATCAATGCAAAATGTTTCAAAGGAGCAGCTTATAGCAGTTGACCAAACCGAAATTTCTTTTAGAAGAATTGCAGAGGCAATTGAATTAATTACATTAAAGATTAATGATACAAGTAATACAATAAGGAAAATGGAGACATTAAAGAGTGAATCTATAGCTAGTATAGAACATACAGCTAATGTATCTGAACAAACAGCAGCTTCTAGTGAAGAATTGGCTGCAAGTGTTGAAACACAGTTGAAAATCTTTGAAGAAATGTCAACATCAGCAGGAGAATTAAGTGATATAGCCAAAGATATGGATAATAGTTTAAAAAAATACAAAGTGTAA
- a CDS encoding transposase domain-containing protein translates to MTETAKANGLVVEKYLVYLFDRLSNTEVKKSDILEKFMPWSKNIPDELHVKTSK, encoded by the coding sequence ATTACTGAAACGGCTAAAGCCAATGGCTTAGTAGTAGAAAAGTATTTAGTATATTTGTTTGATAGGCTTTCTAATACAGAAGTTAAGAAAAGTGACATACTAGAAAAATTTATGCCTTGGTCTAAGAATATTCCAGATGAACTGCACGTTAAAACTAGTAAATAA
- a CDS encoding molybdopterin-containing oxidoreductase family protein produces the protein MNKLEKTSCAFCGSHCGLEMEIENNRIVNVRPDPDNPRTKGYCCRKGRSSKYFQNNTDRLNYPLKRVGKEFVRISWEQAFAEIAEKLREILDKYGPRAVGNVGGAGAAIQGEGPYVQTFMKMVGSQYSFSPTGLEFMGLFWNVGKMIGDQSHWIEPDEQLNEVLIMWGCNSYVSHQTNNARRFTREICEDPDRMYIVVDPRLSETARMADMHIALRPGTDALLMRAMITLIIQEGWQHQEYLDKWVSDFDKVKPWFTNFDIKEACRVCEVPYEQVRKLCRILTTRKWGVHQDLGIFMGRHNTMSTSLLFNLMCVCGVMFVSGGSIAWGGFASVGNHTDDQDPKIWRTLATGFAPVTGIFPTAVLPAEIMNDNPNRIRALLMSTTNPVRSFPDSTAQGEAYSKLDLLVCSDICMTETAKYAHYVLPAMSAYESYDFSVVQCTYPEIYCMLKHPVVQPEGERMESGEIWLRLGDAMGFIPTIPDSLYETARNKSRMEYFGELMVYLQNNPEYMPAAPFIIGKTLGKAMGSAHKAMFWGALMLAPQRFQEEVPGAGFKPGSAMMDDVFQAVCDHPEGVLAAVEERENNFKYIVNEDKKIHLFVDVLDEYIKDITPEKEEQALIFPKEYPLILSAGRHTDDGHNGFMRNPATYEYRNPCTLAINPEDGKKLGLKDGQMTRVTTEAGSVEIEAQFTYQTRKGYVLIPHQFGFDFNGKRYGVGVNTLTSVKHIDKLTGNPILRYVPCRVEAI, from the coding sequence GTGAATAAATTGGAAAAAACTAGTTGCGCTTTTTGTGGGTCACATTGTGGTCTAGAAATGGAGATCGAAAACAATCGGATAGTTAATGTGAGACCGGATCCGGACAATCCACGGACTAAGGGTTATTGCTGCCGAAAGGGAAGGAGTTCCAAATATTTTCAGAACAATACGGACCGCTTGAACTATCCGCTCAAACGAGTAGGTAAGGAATTTGTAAGGATCTCTTGGGAACAGGCATTTGCTGAAATTGCGGAAAAACTGCGCGAGATTTTGGACAAGTACGGGCCAAGGGCTGTGGGCAATGTGGGCGGCGCGGGAGCAGCAATTCAAGGTGAAGGTCCCTATGTACAGACATTTATGAAGATGGTGGGCTCTCAATATTCTTTTAGCCCGACGGGTCTTGAGTTTATGGGGCTTTTCTGGAACGTCGGCAAAATGATCGGGGATCAATCCCACTGGATTGAACCGGACGAACAACTCAATGAGGTCTTGATCATGTGGGGGTGCAACTCATATGTCTCTCATCAGACTAACAATGCAAGGAGATTCACCCGCGAAATTTGTGAAGACCCCGACCGCATGTATATTGTGGTCGACCCCCGACTTTCCGAGACAGCGCGTATGGCCGACATGCATATTGCCTTGCGTCCCGGCACAGACGCTTTGCTGATGCGTGCGATGATAACCCTTATCATACAGGAAGGATGGCAGCATCAGGAATATCTGGATAAGTGGGTCAGTGATTTCGACAAGGTAAAACCGTGGTTTACGAACTTCGACATCAAGGAAGCTTGCCGCGTTTGCGAGGTGCCGTACGAGCAAGTGCGAAAATTATGCAGGATTCTCACGACACGCAAATGGGGTGTGCATCAAGATCTCGGCATATTCATGGGCCGTCACAATACTATGAGTACAAGTCTGCTATTTAATCTGATGTGTGTTTGCGGAGTCATGTTTGTCTCGGGAGGTTCTATTGCATGGGGGGGATTTGCGTCTGTTGGTAATCACACTGATGATCAGGATCCTAAAATTTGGAGGACATTGGCAACCGGGTTTGCTCCGGTTACAGGCATTTTCCCGACAGCGGTGTTACCGGCAGAGATTATGAACGACAATCCAAACCGAATTCGTGCGTTGCTGATGTCAACGACTAATCCGGTACGCTCCTTCCCCGACTCAACAGCTCAAGGAGAAGCATATTCCAAGCTTGATCTGTTGGTTTGCAGCGATATATGCATGACGGAGACAGCGAAGTATGCACATTACGTTCTTCCCGCAATGTCTGCCTATGAGTCCTATGACTTTAGCGTTGTCCAGTGTACTTATCCGGAAATATATTGTATGTTGAAGCACCCTGTAGTTCAACCGGAGGGTGAGCGGATGGAGAGTGGGGAGATCTGGCTGAGGCTGGGCGATGCGATGGGATTTATTCCTACAATTCCAGATTCGCTGTACGAGACAGCGCGGAACAAGAGTCGCATGGAATACTTTGGGGAATTGATGGTGTATTTGCAGAATAACCCTGAATACATGCCTGCAGCGCCATTTATTATCGGGAAAACATTGGGCAAAGCCATGGGTTCTGCTCACAAAGCCATGTTTTGGGGAGCATTAATGCTTGCACCACAAAGGTTTCAGGAAGAAGTCCCTGGTGCTGGCTTTAAACCTGGATCTGCAATGATGGATGACGTTTTCCAGGCTGTGTGCGACCATCCGGAAGGTGTGCTGGCTGCCGTAGAAGAACGCGAGAACAACTTCAAATATATAGTTAATGAGGATAAAAAAATACATTTGTTCGTCGATGTTCTTGATGAATATATCAAGGACATCACACCTGAAAAAGAAGAGCAGGCGTTGATATTTCCGAAAGAGTATCCTCTTATCCTTAGCGCAGGCAGGCATACGGACGACGGACATAATGGCTTTATGCGCAATCCTGCTACCTATGAGTATCGTAATCCCTGTACGCTTGCCATCAATCCTGAAGATGGTAAAAAACTGGGGTTGAAAGATGGGCAGATGACCAGAGTCACGACGGAAGCTGGTTCGGTGGAGATCGAAGCACAGTTTACCTACCAAACAAGAAAGGGCTACGTACTTATTCCGCATCAGTTCGGTTTTGACTTTAACGGAAAAAGGTACGGTGTGGGGGTCAACACGCTGACCAGCGTCAAACATATAGATAAACTGACAGGTAACCCTATTTTGAGATATGTGCCCTGCCGAGTGGAAGCAATATAG
- a CDS encoding TetR/AcrR family transcriptional regulator, which yields MRNKNDARYKRTHKLIMDTFKNMIIEMDFTKITIKDLTNIAGINRKTFYLHYYSLDEILYELQNEIINGLIDILDQETSDENSIDIQKFMTAFSKLLSDDQPLHQRLLCCENYRFVAEQVQNIVTEKCSEIFFAGKDIDTSRKDMVTAYLSHSILTLWRNWLLSGCEMTKDEMIHFSTQLVEHGLDSIN from the coding sequence ATGAGAAACAAAAATGATGCACGATATAAACGCACTCATAAACTAATAATGGATACCTTTAAAAATATGATTATTGAAATGGATTTTACTAAAATTACGATTAAAGATTTAACTAATATAGCTGGCATAAATCGAAAAACATTCTATTTACACTATTATTCTTTAGATGAAATACTGTATGAACTTCAGAACGAGATTATAAACGGCCTTATAGATATACTGGATCAAGAAACTTCAGATGAAAATTCTATTGATATTCAAAAATTTATGACGGCATTTTCAAAATTATTATCAGATGATCAACCACTTCATCAAAGACTATTGTGTTGTGAAAATTATCGTTTTGTTGCAGAACAAGTTCAAAATATTGTAACTGAAAAATGTTCAGAAATTTTTTTTGCGGGTAAAGATATTGATACTTCACGTAAAGATATGGTTACGGCTTATCTAAGTCATAGTATTTTGACTTTATGGCGAAACTGGCTTCTATCCGGATGCGAAATGACTAAAGATGAAATGATCCATTTTTCCACTCAACTTGTTGAACATGGTTTAGATAGTATCAACTAG
- a CDS encoding carboxylesterase/lipase family protein, with amino-acid sequence MVNLVVETKNGKVEGFEADGMYKWFGIPYAKPPVGELRFKRSVPCDNWDGIKQTSTFGNRPYQFATMGGIGKDTKSVPESEDCLYVNIWASKQAKKSPVFVWIYGGANTVGEGSDPQYFGESFTKDGIIYINFNYRVGPLGFYNFSMYDNSFDSNCAVSDMINALKWVKENIEAFGGDPDNITIAGESAGGTAVYSMLSAPSAKSLFNKAIAQSGLPGNISTQKSQELQIGLFFEQMNMKKEEINNLKNMPIEKMYSSSEYVCQKNCVSYPGILVPGPVIDDLIPMNPWEAMESGSADGVDVVFGTCHDEGSLFYEAKMFPTSWKQVEKMLVLSDCSEKLETLMKLYSGKSEKQAMMELGRDRAFWADHIKCINAQCTHGKAYEYRFDFTTVLLKANGLNAMHSSDIGPALDTYVGNFNEQTPKERIDRIHKYMHGAWVNFAKNGDPNGTIPIPWEPYTDEKRTTFIFNDECSVEYNPSYEAFEVWKDIKLYN; translated from the coding sequence ATGGTAAATTTAGTTGTTGAAACAAAAAATGGTAAAGTCGAGGGTTTTGAAGCAGATGGAATGTATAAATGGTTTGGAATTCCTTATGCTAAGCCACCAGTTGGAGAATTACGTTTTAAGCGTTCAGTTCCTTGCGATAATTGGGATGGTATAAAGCAGACAAGCACCTTTGGAAATAGACCATATCAGTTTGCCACTATGGGAGGGATTGGTAAAGATACGAAGTCAGTTCCGGAAAGTGAAGATTGTCTTTATGTAAATATATGGGCTTCTAAGCAGGCAAAGAAATCCCCTGTGTTCGTATGGATTTATGGTGGAGCAAATACAGTTGGTGAAGGTTCTGATCCACAATATTTTGGTGAATCATTTACTAAGGATGGTATTATTTATATAAATTTTAATTATCGTGTAGGGCCACTCGGATTTTATAATTTTTCTATGTATGATAATAGCTTTGATTCAAATTGTGCAGTATCAGACATGATCAATGCATTGAAATGGGTGAAGGAAAATATTGAAGCTTTTGGTGGTGACCCTGACAACATTACGATTGCAGGAGAATCAGCAGGTGGGACAGCAGTATATTCTATGCTTTCCGCTCCTAGTGCAAAAAGTTTATTTAATAAAGCAATTGCACAAAGTGGTTTACCAGGAAATATATCCACACAAAAGAGTCAGGAACTTCAAATAGGATTGTTCTTTGAACAAATGAATATGAAAAAGGAAGAGATAAATAACCTAAAAAATATGCCAATAGAAAAAATGTATAGTTCATCTGAGTATGTTTGTCAAAAAAACTGTGTTTCATATCCGGGAATTTTGGTTCCAGGTCCAGTTATTGATGATTTAATCCCGATGAATCCATGGGAGGCAATGGAATCTGGAAGTGCGGATGGTGTAGATGTTGTTTTTGGTACATGCCATGATGAAGGAAGTTTATTTTATGAAGCGAAGATGTTTCCAACAAGCTGGAAGCAAGTTGAAAAAATGCTAGTGCTTAGTGACTGCTCGGAAAAGTTAGAAACTTTAATGAAGTTATATTCTGGTAAAAGTGAAAAGCAGGCAATGATGGAGCTTGGTAGAGACAGAGCGTTCTGGGCAGATCATATTAAATGTATAAATGCACAGTGTACTCATGGAAAGGCATATGAATACCGCTTTGATTTTACAACTGTGTTATTGAAAGCAAACGGACTCAATGCAATGCATAGTTCTGATATAGGGCCAGCATTGGATACCTATGTAGGAAATTTTAATGAGCAGACACCGAAGGAAAGAATTGATAGAATTCATAAATATATGCATGGTGCCTGGGTGAATTTTGCTAAGAATGGTGACCCAAATGGAACAATTCCTATACCATGGGAGCCTTATACAGATGAAAAAAGAACAACATTTATTTTTAATGATGAATGTTCTGTTGAATATAACCCGAGTTATGAAGCATTTGAAGTATGGAAAGATATTAAATTATATAATTAA
- a CDS encoding transposase, whose amino-acid sequence MEIQLVKELGSFWRSENLKEDVDLIACVVHDTKDDEYYPFMTTDVEKTVKQVINTYEIRPEIEKGYRQIKVFWKLEDFKSTKYNFIVFHIIMTLIGYTYFQLYKNME is encoded by the coding sequence TTGGAAATACAACTAGTTAAAGAACTAGGCTCCTTTTGGAGAAGTGAAAATCTAAAAGAAGATGTAGATCTAATAGCTTGCGTAGTGCATGATACAAAGGATGATGAGTATTATCCTTTCATGACAACAGATGTAGAAAAAACAGTGAAACAAGTAATAAACACTTACGAAATTAGGCCCGAAATAGAAAAAGGCTACAGGCAAATAAAAGTTTTTTGGAAACTCGAAGATTTTAAAAGTACAAAATACAATTTTATAGTATTCCACATAATTATGACATTAATAGGATATACATACTTTCAATTGTACAAAAACATGGAATAG
- a CDS encoding alpha/beta hydrolase fold domain-containing protein: MDDSAGRSLAAAVTQMARDRTDFPVCFQMLSYPVTDSRQITKSVEMFIDTPI; this comes from the coding sequence ATTGATGATAGTGCTGGTAGATCACTTGCTGCAGCAGTAACTCAAATGGCACGTGATAGAACAGATTTTCCTGTTTGCTTTCAAATGTTATCTTATCCAGTAACAGATAGCAGACAAATAACTAAATCAGTAGAAATGTTTATTGACACACCAATATAG